AACTACATCGTTATTTATTTAATAGTTAGAACAACTAGTTATTGAAATAAATTCCTTGTGTTTGGCGATTTTTTCTACGTATAAAATTGTTCACTTAATTAATGAAACTGATATTAGATCGCTGTTCGAGATAAGAACGGCTATACAGAGTATTAACTGTTATTGAGGGTAATTACATCGTCATACTATTGGGCGTTTGATAATAGAGGTTTTAAGCTTTTAACTTAAATCTTACCAGCCAATAGACTTCAACCAACTATTTACTTGAGTAAGTAGTTCTGTTTCTGGATAGTACCCCATAGCGCTATTGTTTAGTTGGCGCTGACGATAATAGACTTTCATTTCTTGCTTAGACAATAACAAACGTTCTTTTGCTTTATATAGCGCAAAGTGATTATCTTTTTTTAGGTATAAATCTAGTACAGGGTATTCACTCGCGGCTAATTTTTTTGCAAAGTCGGTGTTAGCTTTATCAATTAATTTTTCATTGGTTAATACATAACTACTTAATAAAATAAGTGCGTTAGGTACTTGGCTAATATTGGGTTGCTCACCGCTTTGGCTTAATAGATCGACGAGTATTGCACCATGGTTGCCTTGAGCAATAATCATTACTATACCAGGATAATCTTTCGCCATGCTGAGCACTGCATTGATCATAGTGGCAAGTTTTATTTTGTAGTCGTTAATTATAGTTTGATTTTCTTCTTGCTGAACATCCACTTTTATCGCAGAAGAAGGGTAATTTTCTGGTTTATCCGTTGGCTGAATACTAATCGTTGTCCAACCATGTTGAGGCAGCTGATTTCGTAAGAAATTTATTGCTTTAGGGTTAGTTGCTCCTTGCTGCCAGTCAGGTAATAAAATTGCAACACCTTTACTATTTACACTGGTATTTTCTGTTATTAACGTAATGTAATCATCAGTACCTGCTAATAATGGTTTTACATTTTTGGTAGGTAAATAATGTGTTAAGTCATCTTTATGTTGTTGTGAAAGAGAAATTAGCGGTAGCGTAGGAGTATCTTCGGGGGGAGTGTTTTGAGCACCTTCTGATTTAATTGAGTCTTCAGAAATTTGAGCAGCATCATCTTTTGTTTCAGTTGCAGCATCTTGCTGTGCGACAGCATTTATATTTATCCAGGTTAATAATATGATAAATATGATTAGTTTAGATAATGTTAATGATGATCGCACAGTAATCCTTAATTTTAATACTTATCGAATAATTATTGAAATATTAGTTCAAAAGCTAGCTTAGATAATGAACAATAATATATATCGGCCTAGCAGGTAAAAATATTAACATAATCTATTAATCCCTTATCCTAACCTAATGTCTAAATCTAATAACTCAAAGTCTTAAGTAAATGGGCAAGGGGCAACAAAATTGAGTAATTCTCCTGTTACAGGGTGCGCTAAGCTTAGATTTCTTGCATGTAATGTTAACCGTGAACTCGCTGCTAAAGCTTGCTCGTGAGCATACAGTCTATCACCTAAAATTGGGTGCCCTAACGCTAGCATATGCACTCTTAATTGATGAGAGCGCCCTGTAACAGGCGTTAATTCAACTAAACTACTTTCTTCATCAGAGTTTAAGTCGTTGTAACTTAATACTTGATAGTGCGTTAACGATTGCTTGCCATTTTCATGATCTACTTTCTGTTTTGGTCTATTTGGCCAATCACATATTAATGGTAAGTCAACACTGCCTTCTTGATCTTTTACGTGACCATATACACGGGCAATATAGCTCTTTTTAGTTTTTCGTTGTTCAAACTGTCGGCTAATAGAAACATGGGCAGGTTTATTTAGCGCCATAATCATAATACCAGACGTTGCCATATCTAAACGGTGAACTACGGTTGCTGTGGGAAGCACTCGTTGAACTCTATTTTGTAAGCAGTCTTGGTGTTCAGGTAAGCGTCCTGGAACGCTCAATAGCCCGCTACTTTTATTTAGTACAACAATGTCCTCATCTTGAAAAATAATATCAAGATAAGGTGTCATTGGTGGTGTATATACAAAGTCTGGATTAGCAGCCATTAATGAGTCACTACTATCATACGAACGGCTTCAAAAGTGAGCTGGGCTTTATCAATATAATGCGTTAATTGACTTTGTTGATGAGCAATAAAGTCAATTTCGGCTTGTCGAACACTTGGGTTAACGGCTTTTAATGCAGTTAATCGTTGTTGCTCTTGTTCAAGCTTAGTTTGCATATTTTCTAATGCTTTTGTTTGAATAGCTTCAATTTGTTGCTTACCATGGCTTTCGGCTTGCGTGACTAGCGGTCCAATTTGTGATTTTAACGCTTTAATTAATTGTAAGGCTATTTGTTTTTTAACGGGTGCTAATTGGTTATCTAAAACAGACTCACTTACTTTATCAGCAAGATTATTACCTGTTTTATCAACTAAAATTCGAATAGGTGTGGTTGGTAAATAACGGCCTAATTGCAAGTGTGCAGGCGCTGTCGCTTCAACAGTGAATAAACATTCTAAAAAGAAAGTACCTACAGGCAAGGCTTCATTTTTTAATAGCCCAATACTTGCATTACCAATTTCGTCGCTGAGTACTAAATCTAGTACACCCCTAACCATTGGATGATCCCAAGTCAGTAACTGGTAGTTTTCATTAATTAAGGCGGTATTACGATCAAAAGTAACAGTGGTTCCATCTTCTGGTAAGCATGGAAAATTACTATTAAGCATGTGCTCACTTTGATTCAATGCGATGGAGTTATCCGCTTTGTCATCTTGTTGTACGCCAAACACATCTAACGCTTGAAACATAAATTGCGGTAAATAAATTTGTTTGTCATTTTTCTCAATTTTTTCTACTAACTCATGAGCACGCCCTTGACCTGATGAATTCAGTTCAAGTAACTTATCACGGCCAGATTCTAACTCCGCTTTTAGCTGACAATGTTTTTTCCAACTATCACTAACGAGTTGCTCTGCTTGGCTAGACACTTGTTGGTCACTTAACGCTAATGCCAGTAATTGTTCGCCATAAGCTTCATAAACTACGCGGCCAGTAATGCAGGTATGTTCAAAGGCTTGCATTCCTTGTTGATACCAATCGAGTAACAAGTGTTGTGCAGAATCTTGAAAATAAGGAATATGCAAACGAATAATTTCGGTTTGACCTATACGATCAAGACGACCAATACGTTGCTCTAATAAGTCAGGGTTGCTCGGTAAATCAAATAAGACTAAGTGATGCGCAAACTGAAAGTTTCGTCCTTCACTGCCTATTTCAGAGCAAAGCAGCAATTGTGCGCTGTCTTCATCTTGGGCAAAATACGCAGCGGCTTTATCGCGTTCAAATATCGATAGACCTTCATGAAATACTGCTGAGCGAATACCTTCTTTAATACGAAGAGCTGCCTCTAAATCTATCGCTGTTTGTGCATGTGCACAAATCACTAATACTTTTTCTTTTTTTAACGACTGAAGCAAATCAATTAAATAATCAACACGTGGATCAAAGTCCGTCCATACTTCATTTTGATGATCTAAGCTGTATAGCATTTCAGGTGTGAAAACGAACTTGGCTTGTTTTGAGCTAGCCAATGTTTCAGGGCAACCGCTTAGCATAAATTCATTCAATGACTCTTGATATTGCTCAGGCATAATTAATGGTGCTGGGTGTGCTTCACGCGCAGGGAAACCTTTAATTGTATTACGCGAGTTTCTAAATAAAATACGACCGGTGCCGTGTCTATCAAGTAATTGAGATAGTAACTGCTTACGAACTTTTTGTTGAACATCAGCATTGCTATCGTTTAGTTGGGTT
The sequence above is a segment of the Colwellia sp. 20A7 genome. Coding sequences within it:
- a CDS encoding DUF3530 family protein, which translates into the protein MRSSLTLSKLIIFIILLTWININAVAQQDAATETKDDAAQISEDSIKSEGAQNTPPEDTPTLPLISLSQQHKDDLTHYLPTKNVKPLLAGTDDYITLITENTSVNSKGVAILLPDWQQGATNPKAINFLRNQLPQHGWTTISIQPTDKPENYPSSAIKVDVQQEENQTIINDYKIKLATMINAVLSMAKDYPGIVMIIAQGNHGAILVDLLSQSGEQPNISQVPNALILLSSYVLTNEKLIDKANTDFAKKLAASEYPVLDLYLKKDNHFALYKAKERLLLSKQEMKVYYRQRQLNNSAMGYYPETELLTQVNSWLKSIGW
- the rluA gene encoding bifunctional tRNA pseudouridine(32) synthase/23S rRNA pseudouridine(746) synthase RluA is translated as MAANPDFVYTPPMTPYLDIIFQDEDIVVLNKSSGLLSVPGRLPEHQDCLQNRVQRVLPTATVVHRLDMATSGIMIMALNKPAHVSISRQFEQRKTKKSYIARVYGHVKDQEGSVDLPLICDWPNRPKQKVDHENGKQSLTHYQVLSYNDLNSDEESSLVELTPVTGRSHQLRVHMLALGHPILGDRLYAHEQALAASSRLTLHARNLSLAHPVTGELLNFVAPCPFT
- the rapA gene encoding RNA polymerase-associated protein RapA, giving the protein MPFQVGQRWISDSESDQGLGTVTNIEHRFVTIVFTATGESRQYAKANAPLTRVIFNQGDTIPSHEGWRLKVTSSSEEHGIITYHGIKQGNDLNEETSLKEVMIDHFIKFNKPHDRLLNSQVDRLDWFRLRKDCLHHQYEQQQSELMGLTGARVSLIPHQLYIADEVGNRFAPRVLLADEVGLGKTIEAGLIIHQQLVSGRAKRILIIVPESLMHQWLVEMLRRFNLSFSIFDEDRCDEVAGEDNVNPFSSEQLVLVNLGFVTKNPKWYDELISEDWDLMVVDEAHHLNYHKEKPSIEYQCIEQLAQVIPGVLLLTATPDQLGHESHFARLRLLDPDRFFDYDKFIEEESRYSEIADAANALVEGEKLSSVQESTLSALLKESDISQQLTQLNDSNADVQQKVRKQLLSQLLDRHGTGRILFRNSRNTIKGFPAREAHPAPLIMPEQYQESLNEFMLSGCPETLASSKQAKFVFTPEMLYSLDHQNEVWTDFDPRVDYLIDLLQSLKKEKVLVICAHAQTAIDLEAALRIKEGIRSAVFHEGLSIFERDKAAAYFAQDEDSAQLLLCSEIGSEGRNFQFAHHLVLFDLPSNPDLLEQRIGRLDRIGQTEIIRLHIPYFQDSAQHLLLDWYQQGMQAFEHTCITGRVVYEAYGEQLLALALSDQQVSSQAEQLVSDSWKKHCQLKAELESGRDKLLELNSSGQGRAHELVEKIEKNDKQIYLPQFMFQALDVFGVQQDDKADNSIALNQSEHMLNSNFPCLPEDGTTVTFDRNTALINENYQLLTWDHPMVRGVLDLVLSDEIGNASIGLLKNEALPVGTFFLECLFTVEATAPAHLQLGRYLPTTPIRILVDKTGNNLADKVSESVLDNQLAPVKKQIALQLIKALKSQIGPLVTQAESHGKQQIEAIQTKALENMQTKLEQEQQRLTALKAVNPSVRQAEIDFIAHQQSQLTHYIDKAQLTFEAVRMIVVTH